A single genomic interval of Gossypium raimondii isolate GPD5lz chromosome 11, ASM2569854v1, whole genome shotgun sequence harbors:
- the LOC105802850 gene encoding transcription factor bHLH67 isoform X1, which produces MLVTERGTQKEKKNEFRAFTSTTAKLFMERPQGPINPYFLGEHLEVECLEQGFISCERLKLGEEEEEAHFSIPSFEEKMPFLQMLQSVESPQLFAFKEPNFQTLLRLQHMKKPWELNTNPFIPEMETQVQALELESCVTHETVLDLHSPVKSETKELKKSPPSSSCVEVLSSGSNQHQPKSDNCSREPNLGSSSQKIFTKSPPITRERRKRKRTKAAKNKEEVESQRMTHIAVERNRRRQMNDYLNSLRSLMPPCYIQRGDQASIIAGAIDFVKELEQLLQSLEAQKRTRKVHESNNSMSNPAMEIHQQEYENGSEDGHCGEEVKAESKTGAAEVEVNVIHNHVNLKIQCSRRAGQLIQAIVTLETLRLTVLHLNITTSRASVLYSFNLKMEDDSALRSADEIAAAVHQIFS; this is translated from the exons ATGTTGGTAACTGAGAGAGGGACACAGAAGGAGAAAAAGAACGAATTTAGGGCATTTACTTCAACTACTGCTAAGCTGTTTATGGAGAGGCCCCAAGGACCCATTAATCCTTAT TTCCTAGGAGAGCATTTGGAGGTGGAATGCTTAGAACAAGGTTTTATTAGCTGTGAGAGATTAAAGcttggagaagaagaagaagaagcacaCTTTTCAATACCAAGCTTTGAAGAGAAAATGCCATTCCTTCAGATGCTTCAGAGCGTGGAGTCTCCTCAGCTTTTTGCCTTTAAAGAACCCAACTTCCAGACACTTCTGAGACTGCAACACATGAAGAAGCCTTGGGAGCTAAACACCAATCCTTTTATTCCTGAAATGgaaacccaagttcaagccCTAGAGCTGGAAAGTTGTGTCACCCATGAAACAGTACTCGACTTACATTCACCAGTCAAATCCGAGACCAAAGAGCTTAAGAAAAGCCCACCTTCAAGCTCATGCGTTGAAGTTCTCAGCTCTGGGTCTAACCAACACCAACCAAAGTCTGATAATTGTAGCAGAGAACCCAACTTGGGCTCCTCATCTCAGAAGATTTTCACAAAGTCCCCTCCGATTACTAGAGAACGAAGAAAGCGAAAACGAACGAAGGCAGCCAAGAACAAAGAAGAAGTTGAAAGCCAACGCATGACCCACATTGCCGTTGAACGAAACCGTAGACGTCAAATGAACGATTATCTAAATTCTCTCCGCTCTCTCATGCCTCCATGTTATATCCAAAGA GGTGACCAAGCGTCAATCATAGCTGGTGCAATTGACTTCGTTAAGGAGCTAGAGCAACTTCTTCAATCCCTGGAAGCACAGAAGAGAACAAGAAAAGTCCACGAAAGCAACAATAGCATGTCAAATCCCGCCATGGAAATTCATCAGCaagaatatgaaaatggatCTGAAGATGGACATTGCGGGGAGGAAGTAAAAGCAGAAAGCAAAACAGGTGCAGCTGAAGTAGAGGTTAATGTAATACACAATCATGTCAACTTAAAGATTCAGTGTTCAAGAAGAGCTGGTCAGTTGATACAAGCCATTGTCACCCTGGAAACTCTTCGGTTAACGGTTTTGCACCTCAACATCACCACTTCGCGAGCATCTGTTCTTTACTCGTTCAATCTCAAG ATGGAGGACGACTCTGCGCTAAGATCAGCGGATGAGATAGCAGCAGCAGTTCATCAAATATTCagctaa
- the LOC105802850 gene encoding transcription factor bHLH67 isoform X2, producing MLVTERGTQKEKKNEFRAFTSTTAKLFMERPQGPINPYFLGEHLEVECLEQGFISCERLKLGEEEEEAHFSIPSFEEKMPFLQMLQSVESPQLFAFKEPNFQTLLRLQHMKKPWELNTNPFIPEMETQVQALELESCVTHETVLDLHSPVKSETKELKKSPPSSSCVEVLSSGSNQHQPKSDNCSREPNLGSSSQKIFTKSPPITRERRKRKRTKAAKNKEEVESQRMTHIAVERNRRRQMNDYLNSLRSLMPPCYIQRGDQASIIAGAIDFVKELEQLLQSLEAQKRTRKVHESNNSMSNPAMEIHQQEYENGSEDGHCGEEVKAESKTGAAEVEVNVIHNHVNLKIQCSRRAGQLIQAIVTLETLRLTVLHLNITTSRASVLYSFNLK from the exons ATGTTGGTAACTGAGAGAGGGACACAGAAGGAGAAAAAGAACGAATTTAGGGCATTTACTTCAACTACTGCTAAGCTGTTTATGGAGAGGCCCCAAGGACCCATTAATCCTTAT TTCCTAGGAGAGCATTTGGAGGTGGAATGCTTAGAACAAGGTTTTATTAGCTGTGAGAGATTAAAGcttggagaagaagaagaagaagcacaCTTTTCAATACCAAGCTTTGAAGAGAAAATGCCATTCCTTCAGATGCTTCAGAGCGTGGAGTCTCCTCAGCTTTTTGCCTTTAAAGAACCCAACTTCCAGACACTTCTGAGACTGCAACACATGAAGAAGCCTTGGGAGCTAAACACCAATCCTTTTATTCCTGAAATGgaaacccaagttcaagccCTAGAGCTGGAAAGTTGTGTCACCCATGAAACAGTACTCGACTTACATTCACCAGTCAAATCCGAGACCAAAGAGCTTAAGAAAAGCCCACCTTCAAGCTCATGCGTTGAAGTTCTCAGCTCTGGGTCTAACCAACACCAACCAAAGTCTGATAATTGTAGCAGAGAACCCAACTTGGGCTCCTCATCTCAGAAGATTTTCACAAAGTCCCCTCCGATTACTAGAGAACGAAGAAAGCGAAAACGAACGAAGGCAGCCAAGAACAAAGAAGAAGTTGAAAGCCAACGCATGACCCACATTGCCGTTGAACGAAACCGTAGACGTCAAATGAACGATTATCTAAATTCTCTCCGCTCTCTCATGCCTCCATGTTATATCCAAAGA GGTGACCAAGCGTCAATCATAGCTGGTGCAATTGACTTCGTTAAGGAGCTAGAGCAACTTCTTCAATCCCTGGAAGCACAGAAGAGAACAAGAAAAGTCCACGAAAGCAACAATAGCATGTCAAATCCCGCCATGGAAATTCATCAGCaagaatatgaaaatggatCTGAAGATGGACATTGCGGGGAGGAAGTAAAAGCAGAAAGCAAAACAGGTGCAGCTGAAGTAGAGGTTAATGTAATACACAATCATGTCAACTTAAAGATTCAGTGTTCAAGAAGAGCTGGTCAGTTGATACAAGCCATTGTCACCCTGGAAACTCTTCGGTTAACGGTTTTGCACCTCAACATCACCACTTCGCGAGCATCTGTTCTTTACTCGTTCAATCTCAAG
- the LOC105802849 gene encoding NDR1/HIN1-like protein 12: protein MTQEGKPKTPKHSQGGTGRSCGLCLFIFLLLAGASAVAVCLIYRPRKPRFAVVGAAIYQLNATSQPIISTSMQFTIVTRNPNRRVSIFYDKLQASVSYRNQQITPATDLPPLYQEAKSTVALTPLLGSGTVPASAEVVNGLMMDEAYGVVALRVVLLGKLRWKAGAIKTVKYGVYVKCDVCVDLKKGAVGPVPLLGAPPCKVDI from the coding sequence ATGACACAAGAAGGTAAACCCAAGACACCAAAACACAGCCAAGGAGGCACAGGCCGGTCCTGTGGCTTATGCCTTTTCATTTTCCTCCTCTTGGCAGGAGCATCAGCAGTTGCTGTGTGCCTCATCTACCGTCCCCGCAAGCCTCGTTTCGCTGTAGTAGGTGCAGCTATCTACCAACTCAACGCCACCTCACAACCCATCATTTCCACTTCCATGCAGTTCACCATCGTGACAAGAAACCCCAACAGGAGAGTCTCTATCTTTTACGACAAGTTGCAAGCTTCTGTTTCGTACAGAAACCAGCAGATTACTCCCGCAACGGACTTGCCACCACTGTACCAAGAGGCAAAGAGCACGGTGGCACTGACCCCTCTGCTGGGTAGCGGGACGGTGCCAGCATCGGCGGAAGTGGTGAATGGACTGATGATGGATGAGGCGTACGGAGTGGTGGCGCTGAGGGTGGTGTTGCTGGGTAAGTTGAGATGGAAAGCTGGTGCTATAAAGACAGTGAAGTACGGTGTTTATGTGAAATGTGATGTTTGCGTTGACTTGAAGAAGGGTGCGGTAGGGCCGGTGCCATTGCTTGGAGCTCCTCCTTGTAAAGTAGATATATGA
- the LOC105802847 gene encoding two-component response regulator-like APRR3 isoform X1, producing MVEVGMEVDVEVGTAEETKKKKEEEEENDESSEVVQWEKFLPQMVLRVLLVEADDSTRQIIAALLRKCSYRVVAAVPDGLMAWETLKDRPHNIDLILTEVELPSISGFALLTLVMEHDICKNIPVIMMSSEDSFSMVLKCMLKGAADFLIKPVRRNELRNLWQHVWRRHMLAGGCAHHNLPAKEHNVEDTAENNAAENNQSSDYGSSTQKIKDESDTQGLSQLKCMSSNVSDTGREQQGNFVKPGQESLQNEGQAEGISDKLFVSENSKRFVEVAHCSGTCESIASKLEENSAFVDEMAHNVVGLQSDKRIAYVMIGVGCNDELRESSTGAIDLIDSFDKQPMGTFAISSLSDGANKLEFSPQLELSLRRPCSRSAKSQGTNEKHILNHSDASPFSWYNNRKSLLPIFLTLDGNREEGNSNPRQDLESNNGMRMDDVHAGCNDVSPHFYHAKSSLPPACGPKQVGKQEYSPLPVSTLVHSDPDVDDSEQCYGWCDEATNSSNDQTLQGQNKQEPIEELRCSSLIDYQSACSRLCNDVENHEKSCTHGAVPSWSNASSVVTLAAAIDKGTTMETFNNSNCFIHDGLKGMDTHRSSQREAALMKFRLKRKDRCFEKKVRYQNRKRLAEQRPRVKGQFIRQVQHGTPLDNGDSHKI from the exons ATGGTTGAAGTTGGAATGGAAGTCGACGTGGAGGTAGGGACGGCGGAGGagacgaagaagaagaaggaggaggaggaggaaaacgATGAATCCTCAGAGGTTGTTCAATGGGAAAAATTCTTGCCTCAAATGGTTCTCAGAGTGCTTTTAGTCGAAGCCGATGATTCCACTCGTCAGATTATTGCCGCTCTTCTTCGTAAATGCAGTTACAGAG TAGTTGCGGCTGTTCCCGATGGTTTAATGGCGTGGGAGACTTTAAAGGATCGACCTCATAACATTGATCTTATATTGACTGAAGTAGAGTTGCCTTCAATATCTGGATTCGCGCTTCTTACTTTGGTCATGGAACATGATATTTGCAAAAATATTCCTGTTATAA TGATGTCATCGGAAGATTCATTTAGCATGGTTCTGAAGTGCATGTTGAAAGGTGCAGCTGACTTTCTTATCAAGCCTGTTCGGAGGAATGAGTTGAGGAATCTTTGGCAGCATGTTTGGAGACGACATATG CTAGCTGGTGGATGTGCTCATCATAATCTACCTGCAAAAGAGCATAACGTTGAAGACACGGCTGAAAATAATGCTGCTGAAAACAACCAATCCAGTGATTATGGATCGTCTACACAGAAAATCAAAGACGAAAGTGATACCCAA GGTCTTTCGCAATTGAAGTGTATGAGTTCAAATGTTAGCGATACAGGCAGAGAGCAGCAGGGAAATTTTGTCAAACCGGGTCAGGAGTCGCTTCAAAATGAGGGTCAAGCTGAAG GGATATCTGACAAGCTATTTGTATCTGAAAATTCAAAGAGATTTGTGGAGGTTGCTCATTGCAGTGGCACTTGTGAATCAATTGCATCAAAACTCGAAGAGAACTCTGCATTCGTTGACGAGATGGCACATAATGTTGTTGGACTACAAAGTGATAAAAGAATTGCATATGTTATGATTGGAGTTGGCTGCAATGACGAATTAAGGGAATCATCCACTGGAGCTATTGATTTAATTGATTCATTTGATAAACAGCCTATGGGCACCTTTGCAATTTCTAGCTTAAGTGATGGTGCAAACAAGTTAGAATTTTCTCCACAGTTGGAGCTTTCTTTAAGAAGACCTTGTTCAAGGAGCGCAAAGAGTCAAGGTACCAATGAAAAGCATATACTAAACCATTCTGATGCGTCGCCTTTTTCATG GTATAACAATAGGAAGTCATTACTGCCTATTTTCCTTACACTAGATGGCAACCGCGAAGAGGGTAACAGCAACCCCAGACAAGACCTAGAAAGTAACAACG GGATGAGGATGGATGACGTGCATGCTGGATGTAATGATGTTTCCCCACACTTTTATCATGCAAAATCAAGTTTACCCCCTGCATGTGGTCCAAAACAAGTTGGAAAGCAAGAATATTCTCCCCTTCCTGTGAGCACCTTAGTGCATTCAGACCCTGATGTTGATGACTCAGAACAGTGTTACGGCTGGTGTGATGAAGCTACCAATTCTTCTAATGATCAAACTCTTCAAGGGCAGAACAAGCAGGAGCCTATTGAGGAATTAAGGTGCAGTTCTCTTATAGATTATCAGAGTGCTTGCAGTCGTTTATGTAATGATGTCGAAAATCATGAAAAGAGCTGCACACATGGAGCTGTTCCAAGTTGGAGCAATGCAAGTTCTGTTGTTACTCTTGCTGCAGCAATTGATAAGGGCACAACCATGGAGACTTTCAATAATAGCAATTGTTTTATTCATGATGGATTAAAAGGGATGGATACGCACCGCTCCAGCCAAAGAGAAGCTGCTTTGATGAAGTTCCGACTTAAGCGGAAAGATCGATGCTTTGAGAAAAAg GTTCGATATCAGAACCGGAAGCGACTGGCAGAGCAGCGACCCCGAGTGAAAGGGCAGTTTATCCGTCAAGTGCAACATGGCACCCCTCTAGATAATGGTGATAGCCATAAAATATGA
- the LOC105802847 gene encoding two-component response regulator-like APRR3 isoform X2, protein MVEVGMEVDVEVGTAEETKKKKEEEEENDESSEVVQWEKFLPQMVLRVLLVEADDSTRQIIAALLRKCSYRVVAAVPDGLMAWETLKDRPHNIDLILTEVELPSISGFALLTLVMEHDICKNIPVIMMSSEDSFSMVLKCMLKGAADFLIKPVRRNELRNLWQHVWRRHMLAGGCAHHNLPAKEHNVEDTAENNAAENNQSSDYGSSTQKIKDESDTQGLSQLKCMSSNVSDTGREQQGNFVKPGQESLQNEGQAEGISDKLFVSENSKRFVEVAHCSGTCESIASKLEENSAFVDEMAHNVVGLQSDKRIAYVMIGVGCNDELRESSTGAIDLIDSFDKQPMGTFAISSLSDGANKLEFSPQLELSLRRPCSRSAKSQGTNEKHILNHSDASPFSWYNNRKSLLPIFLTLDGNREEGNSNPRQDLERMRMDDVHAGCNDVSPHFYHAKSSLPPACGPKQVGKQEYSPLPVSTLVHSDPDVDDSEQCYGWCDEATNSSNDQTLQGQNKQEPIEELRCSSLIDYQSACSRLCNDVENHEKSCTHGAVPSWSNASSVVTLAAAIDKGTTMETFNNSNCFIHDGLKGMDTHRSSQREAALMKFRLKRKDRCFEKKVRYQNRKRLAEQRPRVKGQFIRQVQHGTPLDNGDSHKI, encoded by the exons ATGGTTGAAGTTGGAATGGAAGTCGACGTGGAGGTAGGGACGGCGGAGGagacgaagaagaagaaggaggaggaggaggaaaacgATGAATCCTCAGAGGTTGTTCAATGGGAAAAATTCTTGCCTCAAATGGTTCTCAGAGTGCTTTTAGTCGAAGCCGATGATTCCACTCGTCAGATTATTGCCGCTCTTCTTCGTAAATGCAGTTACAGAG TAGTTGCGGCTGTTCCCGATGGTTTAATGGCGTGGGAGACTTTAAAGGATCGACCTCATAACATTGATCTTATATTGACTGAAGTAGAGTTGCCTTCAATATCTGGATTCGCGCTTCTTACTTTGGTCATGGAACATGATATTTGCAAAAATATTCCTGTTATAA TGATGTCATCGGAAGATTCATTTAGCATGGTTCTGAAGTGCATGTTGAAAGGTGCAGCTGACTTTCTTATCAAGCCTGTTCGGAGGAATGAGTTGAGGAATCTTTGGCAGCATGTTTGGAGACGACATATG CTAGCTGGTGGATGTGCTCATCATAATCTACCTGCAAAAGAGCATAACGTTGAAGACACGGCTGAAAATAATGCTGCTGAAAACAACCAATCCAGTGATTATGGATCGTCTACACAGAAAATCAAAGACGAAAGTGATACCCAA GGTCTTTCGCAATTGAAGTGTATGAGTTCAAATGTTAGCGATACAGGCAGAGAGCAGCAGGGAAATTTTGTCAAACCGGGTCAGGAGTCGCTTCAAAATGAGGGTCAAGCTGAAG GGATATCTGACAAGCTATTTGTATCTGAAAATTCAAAGAGATTTGTGGAGGTTGCTCATTGCAGTGGCACTTGTGAATCAATTGCATCAAAACTCGAAGAGAACTCTGCATTCGTTGACGAGATGGCACATAATGTTGTTGGACTACAAAGTGATAAAAGAATTGCATATGTTATGATTGGAGTTGGCTGCAATGACGAATTAAGGGAATCATCCACTGGAGCTATTGATTTAATTGATTCATTTGATAAACAGCCTATGGGCACCTTTGCAATTTCTAGCTTAAGTGATGGTGCAAACAAGTTAGAATTTTCTCCACAGTTGGAGCTTTCTTTAAGAAGACCTTGTTCAAGGAGCGCAAAGAGTCAAGGTACCAATGAAAAGCATATACTAAACCATTCTGATGCGTCGCCTTTTTCATG GTATAACAATAGGAAGTCATTACTGCCTATTTTCCTTACACTAGATGGCAACCGCGAAGAGGGTAACAGCAACCCCAGACAAGACCTAGAAA GGATGAGGATGGATGACGTGCATGCTGGATGTAATGATGTTTCCCCACACTTTTATCATGCAAAATCAAGTTTACCCCCTGCATGTGGTCCAAAACAAGTTGGAAAGCAAGAATATTCTCCCCTTCCTGTGAGCACCTTAGTGCATTCAGACCCTGATGTTGATGACTCAGAACAGTGTTACGGCTGGTGTGATGAAGCTACCAATTCTTCTAATGATCAAACTCTTCAAGGGCAGAACAAGCAGGAGCCTATTGAGGAATTAAGGTGCAGTTCTCTTATAGATTATCAGAGTGCTTGCAGTCGTTTATGTAATGATGTCGAAAATCATGAAAAGAGCTGCACACATGGAGCTGTTCCAAGTTGGAGCAATGCAAGTTCTGTTGTTACTCTTGCTGCAGCAATTGATAAGGGCACAACCATGGAGACTTTCAATAATAGCAATTGTTTTATTCATGATGGATTAAAAGGGATGGATACGCACCGCTCCAGCCAAAGAGAAGCTGCTTTGATGAAGTTCCGACTTAAGCGGAAAGATCGATGCTTTGAGAAAAAg GTTCGATATCAGAACCGGAAGCGACTGGCAGAGCAGCGACCCCGAGTGAAAGGGCAGTTTATCCGTCAAGTGCAACATGGCACCCCTCTAGATAATGGTGATAGCCATAAAATATGA